The nucleotide sequence TGGGGTCGTTGCGGCGCCAGGCGGGATCGCTCGTCGTGCCCCACATGTCGGTGGCGTTGAAGCCGCCGGCGTCCTTCATGGCGAAGCCGATCATGGTGGGCCACAACCCTTGTGACGGGTTGAGGAAGCCGGACAGCGACGCCGCGAAGATGAACTGGGCGGGATGCCACACGGCCAGCGTGAGCGCCGCGCCACCGGCCATCGACAGCCCGACCACCGCGTTGCCGGTGGGGGCGATGCCCCGGTTGGCCGCCAGCCACGCCGGCAGCTCCTGGGTCAGGAACGTCTCCCACTTGTAGGTGACGGTGCCCGCGCTGCCGACGGCGGGCCGGTACCAGTCGGTGTAGAAGCTGGACTGGCCGCCGACCGGCATCACCAGGGACAGGCCCGACTGGTAGTACCACTCGAACGCCGCGGTGTTGATGTCCCAGCCGCTGGCGTCGTCCTGCGCCCGCAACCCGTCGAGCAGGTACACCGCGTGCGGTCCGCCGCCCTGGAACTCCACCCGGATGTTGCGGCCCATGGCGGGCGACGGCACGTCGAGCTGCTCGATGGGCAGGCCCGCGCGCGAGTAGGCCCCGGCCGTGGGCGCGGCGACGAGCCCGAGGGCCACCGTGCCGGACACGGCCAGCGTCGAGGCGAAGAGCAGGGCCAGCAGCCGCCTGAGTGCGATCACGGCAGAGAACCTAACGGCGCGGCCAGGTGGTACCGACGTGCCCACGCGCGGCGTGACCCGGTCGTGACCGACGCGAGGCCGGATCGTGTGCGCCGGCGCGCGACAGGGGGCGCTGTGCGCGGTCGGTGAGGTCCCTGTGAACCTCCTTGGACGGCGGGTGACCCGGGTCTGGCGTCGGCACACTCGGATCGACAGCAAAGGAGACTGCTCATGTCACATTTCACTGCCCGCCGGTTGACCGGCGGCGCCGTCCTCGCCGGAGGGCTGCTCGGCGCGGCGCTGTTCGGCGGCATCGCGCCGGCGTTCGCGAACGAGGATCCCGCCGCGGATCCGCCGAACTGCAGCGCGGCCGACCTCGAGGGCGTCCGGGCGGGCGTGTCGGCGTCGACGTCGGCCTACCTGTTCACCCACCCCGACCTGAACGCGTACGTGTCCGGGCTGTCCGGGCTCGCACGGGAGGACGTGGCGAAGAAGACGCAGGGCTACCTGGCGCAGCATCCGCAGGAGCAGGCGGAGATGGCCGGCATCCGGCAGCCGCTGGTGGACCTGAAGGACCGCTGCGGCGCGCCGCCCACGCCCTGAGTCAGCCGATGCCGGCCAGCAACCCGTCCGTGCGCAGCCAGATGAGTACCAGGAACGCCACGAGGACGACCACCGTGGTGGCGCCCTGGACGAGGTTGCGCCGGTCGCGCGGAGCGTAGGCGTAGGCGCCGCCGACGACGGCTCCGGTGATCAGCCCGCCGACGTGGCCCTGCCAGCTGATGGCGCCGGTGCCCACCGCGGGGCCGACGAACGTGATGACGAGGTTGAGGACGATCAGCCCGACGACCCACTTGACGTCGACGTTCAGTCGGCGGGCGAGGGCGAACGTCGCGCCGAACAGTCCGAAGATGGCGCCCGACGCGCCGGCGGTGGCCGCGTTCATGGGCGACAGCAGGTAGACTAGCACCGAGCCGCCGATGGCACTCAGCAGGTAGAGCGACGTGAAGCGCAGCCGGCCGAGCCACTCCTCGAGTTGCGGGCCGATCACCCACAGCGCCCACATGTTGAAGAGCAGGTGGACGATTCCGTAATGCAGGAATGCCGACGTGACCAGGCGGTAGTACTCGTCGTAGTAGGCGACGGCGGGGCTCCACAGCACCAGCCGGGACTCCAGCGCCGATGACGCCGACTGCAGGGCGAACATCGCGACGTTGACCGCGATGAGCGCGTAGGTGACCAGCGGCTTGCCGTCGTAGCGGCGGCCGCCGAAGGCGGTGGTCGGTTGCCGCACGGCACGCGCAGCCTCGCCGACGCACTCGACGCACTGGTGTCCGACGGGCGCCGTCCGCATGCAGTCGCCGCAGATGTAGCGCCCACAGCGCGTGCACTGCACGTACGTCGCCCGGCCCGGGTGGCGGTAGCAGCTCGGCGGGGCACCCTGCGGGGCAGGCGGGTACTGATGCGTCACGTCTCCACTCTTCCAGAACGCGCGCGGACGCTCGACCGGCCGCGCCCGCCGGGCCGGCGCGGGGGCTGGTTCAGCAGCGCCACAACGCTTCCTGCTGCGTGCTGGCGACCAGCACGTCGGCGGTGGTGTAGAGCGAGCCGGCCACCAGCCCGCGGGCGTCACCGTGCGCGAGCGGGCGCACCTCGTAGCGGTGCCACTGGTGTGGGTCGAAGGGCCGGTGAAACCACACCGCGTGGTCGAGGCTGGCCGCGTATCCCGCGTCCGGTCCCATCGGCATGCCCGGCGGTCGCGCCACCGGTACGGGACCGAAGTCGGACATGAACGTCAGCATGCACGCACGGATCAGCGGATCGTCCTCGATGGGCTCCCGCGTCCGGATCCAGAACGGCGGCACCGCGAACACCGAGTCGTCGCCCGGCGTCACGCGGATGTCGAAGCGCTCCGCGAACCCGAGGTTCGGCGACTTGGGCATCGCCTCCTCGAACGTCACCGCGGGCAGGACCGGCGGCTGCCACTCGGCGGACTCCTCGCGCCGGTGGAACGACGCGATCATCTCGAGGATCACCTTGCCGTGCTGCACGGCCGTCACGCGGCGGGTGTCGAACGACCGACCGTCGCGGGTGCGTTCGACGTGCAGTTCGACCTCGACGCCGTAGGACCCGCCGCGGACGAAGTAGAGGTGCAGCGACTGCGGCAGCTTGTCCGGGTCCGCGGTGGTGCCGGCCGCCGCCAGCGACTGTGCGGCGATCAGGCCGCCGAACAGCCGTTCGCCCGGACCGCTGCGCGGGTTGGGGGCGACGAACACGTCGCCGCGCCGCTCGAAGGTGAGCAGGCGCGCGATCCAGCTGTTCTTGACACGTGTCATGACAGGGTGACCCTAGCCCTGGCCGTGGGAGCGCAGCCACGCCGCCGTCAGTTGGCGGTAGGTCTGCTGCCCGATGGTGCCCTCCCGGCCGTCGAAGACGTGGTCCGCGTACGGGATCGTCACCGCCTCGACGCCGACACCGGCGTCGCGCGCCCGGTCGACGAAGGCGAGGGCGCCGTCGATGGGTACCAGGTGGTCGACGGCACCGAGCACCAGCAGCGTCGGTGGCGCGGACGGGCCGAGGTGCGTGGCCGACGCCACGGCGGCATACCGCTCGGGGTACTGGTCCGGCGGCCCGCCGATGTAGGCGGTCGCCAGGTCGCGCCCGGACTGCCCGAAGACGGGATCGGTGTTGGCGTAGACCCGCGCCGGGTCCACCGCGGGGTAGAGCACCGAGACCGCCCCGACCCGCGGCGGAGCGCCCCCGCACGACGGGCGCAGCGTGCCGCCCGCCGTCGCATAGGCGACGTTGATGGCCAGGTTGCCGCCCGCCGAGTCGCCCGTCAGCGACAGCCGCGACGCGTCGCCGCCGTACCGTCCGGCGTTCGCGGCGACCCACGTCAGCGCGCAACCGATCTGGCCGGGCACGACGTCCCAGAGGTGCCGGTCGGCCGACGACAGCGCGTAGTCCACCGACACCACCAGCCAGCCCTGGTCGGCGAACCAGCGCAGGTCGGTGCGGTGCGCGCTGCGGTCACCGGCCACCCAGCCGCCGCCGTGGATGAAGACCAGCACCGGCGCCGGACCGCCCCGGCGCGGCCGGTAGACGTCCAGGGCCAGGGGCTCGTCGTCGAACTCGGTGTAGACCGCGGTGTCGTCGGGCGTCACGGCCGCCACCGCGGCGGCGTCGAACACGCGCAGCGTCTCGACGAGGTCGACGTCGACACCGGCGGCGCTCGCCGCGCCGACCTGACGGGCGACGATGAAGGACCCGCCCGCCACGGTGAGCGCGGCGATCACGGTCAGCGCGAGGAACAGCCGCTGCCGGTGCAGCCACCACATGACGAGCGCAACGAGTCCCGCCGACGCGGCGGCCAGCACGACCACCGACAGCACCGGCGCCACGAAGCCGACGGCGACGCCCACGACGGGCACGCGGGGCAGCAGCGACCCCGCGACAGCGGCGGCGAGGCCCAGCACCGCCACCGTCAGCCCGACGCGGCCCAGCCACGCCGCCACCCGCGCGGGGGCGTTCATCGCCTCAGCCGCTTGCGGGGTGAGCGGTCTCCCGCTCGGCGGCCCGGACCAGCCGCGCGGAGAGTGCGACGATGGCGCCGCGCAGCGCAGCCCGCATGACCGGGCCGGTGCCGGGCACGCCCTCGGTGAACCACCCGCGCCAGCGCAGGTCCGTGCCGCCCGCCGCGTTGGGGGTGAAGGTCGCCTCGCCGTGGTAGCCGACGGCGGGCGTGCGCGGCGAGATCAACTCGTAGACGTGCCGCCGGTCCTGCTCGTAGGCGACGGTCTGCTCGAGCATCAGCAGCGGCCACATGCCGACCTTGCGCACCGCGCCGATGCCGGCCTCCTCGGGGTGTCCGGTGGCGTGCCACGACGACTGGAACACCACCGGCTTGGCCCACGTCGCCCAGCCCGGGGCGTCGGTCTCCAGCCGGAACAGCGTCGCGGGCGGCGCGGTGCTGGTGCGGTTGACCTCGAAGGTGAAGGTGCGGCCGGTCATGGGCCGAAGGCTACCCGGCGGTGGCCGGCGCGGGCGGGCTCGCGCGGAGTCCCGTCGGTTGTCGGCGGGAACGTTACGGGAGGTCCGGCCTGCCCGTCGACTGACTCGGCTCACCGCGGTCCGGGCCATGGCGCTGCGACGAGCCCGCGTACTCCCCCGGCGTGACGCCGAAGCGGGTCCGGAAGCCATCGATGAAGTGCGACGCACTCGAATACCCCACGCGGTGCGCCACGTCGGCCACGCCGAGCGCGCCCTCGACGAGCAGTTCGCGGGCACGGTTCAGGCGCGCGTCCCGGACGTACTGATACGGCGGCAGCCCGGTGGCGTCGCGGAACGCGCGGCTGAAGGCCGACGAACTCAGGCCGACCTGAGCGGCCAGGGTCGCCACGGTCAGCGGTTCGGCGAGGTGCGTGTCGATGTACCAGAGTGCGGCGCCCACCGGGTTGCCGGCGGTCTGCCGCGCGGCGAAGTCGACCATTCGGGCGAACTGGTCGCGTTGCAGGACGCGGTAGACGAGTTCGCGGAAGTGCAACGGCGCGAGGAC is from Mycolicibacterium grossiae and encodes:
- a CDS encoding acyl-CoA thioesterase: MTRVKNSWIARLLTFERRGDVFVAPNPRSGPGERLFGGLIAAQSLAAAGTTADPDKLPQSLHLYFVRGGSYGVEVELHVERTRDGRSFDTRRVTAVQHGKVILEMIASFHRREESAEWQPPVLPAVTFEEAMPKSPNLGFAERFDIRVTPGDDSVFAVPPFWIRTREPIEDDPLIRACMLTFMSDFGPVPVARPPGMPMGPDAGYAASLDHAVWFHRPFDPHQWHRYEVRPLAHGDARGLVAGSLYTTADVLVASTQQEALWRC
- a CDS encoding esterase family protein; its protein translation is MLFASTLAVSGTVALGLVAAPTAGAYSRAGLPIEQLDVPSPAMGRNIRVEFQGGGPHAVYLLDGLRAQDDASGWDINTAAFEWYYQSGLSLVMPVGGQSSFYTDWYRPAVGSAGTVTYKWETFLTQELPAWLAANRGIAPTGNAVVGLSMAGGAALTLAVWHPAQFIFAASLSGFLNPSQGLWPTMIGFAMKDAGGFNATDMWGTTSDPAWRRNDPMVNVNTLVANNTAVWVYCGNGKSSDLDAPGGDFGTMYSAQFLENITINTNKEFQQRYQAAGGRNAVFNFPANGTHSWGYWGAQLQAMKPDLQRVLGVGAPPPIPAPAPAPAPVAPPAAPVG
- a CDS encoding rhomboid family intramembrane serine protease, with the translated sequence MTHQYPPAPQGAPPSCYRHPGRATYVQCTRCGRYICGDCMRTAPVGHQCVECVGEAARAVRQPTTAFGGRRYDGKPLVTYALIAVNVAMFALQSASSALESRLVLWSPAVAYYDEYYRLVTSAFLHYGIVHLLFNMWALWVIGPQLEEWLGRLRFTSLYLLSAIGGSVLVYLLSPMNAATAGASGAIFGLFGATFALARRLNVDVKWVVGLIVLNLVITFVGPAVGTGAISWQGHVGGLITGAVVGGAYAYAPRDRRNLVQGATTVVVLVAFLVLIWLRTDGLLAGIG
- a CDS encoding alpha/beta hydrolase, yielding MNAPARVAAWLGRVGLTVAVLGLAAAVAGSLLPRVPVVGVAVGFVAPVLSVVVLAAASAGLVALVMWWLHRQRLFLALTVIAALTVAGGSFIVARQVGAASAAGVDVDLVETLRVFDAAAVAAVTPDDTAVYTEFDDEPLALDVYRPRRGGPAPVLVFIHGGGWVAGDRSAHRTDLRWFADQGWLVVSVDYALSSADRHLWDVVPGQIGCALTWVAANAGRYGGDASRLSLTGDSAGGNLAINVAYATAGGTLRPSCGGAPPRVGAVSVLYPAVDPARVYANTDPVFGQSGRDLATAYIGGPPDQYPERYAAVASATHLGPSAPPTLLVLGAVDHLVPIDGALAFVDRARDAGVGVEAVTIPYADHVFDGREGTIGQQTYRQLTAAWLRSHGQG
- a CDS encoding heme-binding protein, which gives rise to MLMSHFTARRLTGGAVLAGGLLGAALFGGIAPAFANEDPAADPPNCSAADLEGVRAGVSASTSAYLFTHPDLNAYVSGLSGLAREDVAKKTQGYLAQHPQEQAEMAGIRQPLVDLKDRCGAPPTP
- a CDS encoding SRPBCC family protein, which codes for MTGRTFTFEVNRTSTAPPATLFRLETDAPGWATWAKPVVFQSSWHATGHPEEAGIGAVRKVGMWPLLMLEQTVAYEQDRRHVYELISPRTPAVGYHGEATFTPNAAGGTDLRWRGWFTEGVPGTGPVMRAALRGAIVALSARLVRAAERETAHPASG